A stretch of the Nosocomiicoccus ampullae genome encodes the following:
- a CDS encoding thermonuclease family protein translates to MKKNFNMNDFYKPGKDPFKKFRKMGLPGLLITFVILLIIYFTYEEPKIVENGVDINDVESLVKYEVTVDYHIDGDTTRFYFNDESYSFRYLLIDTPEIGRKNGEKDEPFAREALHRVEELLDNAEHVYVMFDQSPTDKYDRYLVYVFADDTMVNEQLVKEGLAEVKYVYEPNTTYENKMKQAENEAKNKKAGMWNNN, encoded by the coding sequence ATGAAGAAAAATTTTAATATGAACGACTTTTATAAACCAGGAAAAGATCCATTTAAAAAGTTTAGAAAAATGGGGTTACCTGGATTATTAATTACTTTTGTAATTTTACTAATTATATACTTTACATATGAAGAGCCTAAAATAGTTGAAAACGGAGTAGACATCAACGATGTCGAAAGTCTTGTAAAGTATGAAGTAACAGTTGACTATCATATAGATGGAGATACGACGCGCTTTTACTTTAATGATGAGAGTTACTCATTTAGATATTTACTGATTGATACACCAGAAATCGGCAGAAAAAATGGTGAGAAAGATGAGCCATTTGCACGTGAAGCATTACATAGAGTAGAGGAATTATTAGATAACGCTGAGCATGTATATGTCATGTTCGATCAATCACCAACCGATAAGTATGATAGATATTTAGTTTATGTTTTTGCAGATGACACTATGGTAAACGAACAACTCGTTAAAGAAGGTTTAGCAGAAGTAAAGTATGTGTATGAGCCGAATACTACTTATGAAAACAAGATGAAACAAGCTGAAAATGAAGCAAAAAATAAAAAGGCGGGTATGTGGAATA
- a CDS encoding ribonucleoside-diphosphate reductase subunit alpha, which yields MAKQPFYWLNEDSRVFLERGYLSEGETPEQRIRNIADKAEEILNIDGFSDKFYDYMSRGFYSLSSPVWSNFGKKRALSISCFGSYIEDNVPSIMDTASEVALMSKYGGGTSGYFGAIRPRGSEITDNGHTSGSVHFMKLFEQVTDTISQGSVRRGRFSPYLPIEHGDIDEFLDIGTEGNPIQTLTHGVSVTDQWLEEMIKGDEEKRDTWAKLLSRRVQMGYPYIFFHDNANNDTVDVYKDKGLTINNSNLCSEIMLPNKEDWSFVCNLSSMNIERYDEWKETDAVETMIYFLDAVMSEFISDLESMRDSEDEELRAAFKHMKRAYKFAVENRALGLGVLGWHSYLQANMIPFESIEANKINSQIFSFMRKRAYKASEELAEKFGEPEMLKGYGRRNATLLAVAPTTSSSFILGQVSKSIEPFMSNYFVVDTAKVKKTMINPYLEEILKEKGKHTEEIMKSIRDNDGSVQHLDFLSAKEKEVFKTFGELNQYNVIEQASTRQQFIDQGQSLNIMVNPSHITAEELNELHLFAWANGIKSLYYQHGTNAAQQFNLSKICINCEA from the coding sequence TTGGCTAAACAACCATTTTATTGGCTGAATGAAGATTCTCGCGTATTTTTAGAACGCGGGTATTTATCTGAAGGTGAAACACCAGAACAAAGAATTAGAAATATCGCAGACAAAGCAGAAGAGATTTTAAATATAGATGGATTCTCAGACAAATTTTACGACTATATGAGCCGAGGTTTTTACTCATTATCTAGTCCGGTATGGTCTAACTTCGGTAAAAAACGTGCACTATCAATTAGTTGCTTTGGATCATACATTGAAGACAACGTACCATCAATTATGGACACAGCAAGTGAAGTTGCGTTAATGAGTAAATACGGCGGTGGAACAAGTGGATACTTCGGTGCCATTCGCCCAAGAGGTTCGGAAATTACAGATAACGGACATACAAGTGGTTCAGTTCACTTTATGAAATTATTCGAACAAGTGACAGATACAATTAGTCAGGGGTCTGTTCGTCGCGGACGCTTTAGTCCTTATTTACCAATTGAGCACGGTGATATCGATGAGTTTTTAGATATTGGTACAGAAGGTAACCCAATTCAAACGCTCACACACGGTGTATCTGTAACAGATCAGTGGTTAGAAGAAATGATTAAAGGTGACGAAGAAAAACGTGACACTTGGGCAAAATTATTATCTAGACGTGTTCAAATGGGTTATCCGTACATCTTCTTCCATGACAACGCAAATAATGACACAGTAGACGTATACAAAGACAAAGGCTTAACAATTAACAACTCTAACCTCTGTTCAGAAATTATGCTTCCAAATAAAGAAGATTGGTCATTTGTATGTAACTTATCATCAATGAATATTGAACGTTATGATGAGTGGAAAGAAACTGACGCAGTAGAAACAATGATTTACTTCTTAGACGCAGTCATGAGTGAATTTATCTCTGACTTAGAATCTATGAGAGATTCTGAAGATGAAGAACTACGTGCAGCATTTAAACATATGAAACGCGCGTATAAATTCGCAGTCGAAAACCGTGCATTAGGTCTTGGTGTACTCGGTTGGCATTCATATTTACAAGCGAATATGATTCCATTTGAAAGTATTGAAGCGAATAAAATTAACTCACAGATTTTCTCATTCATGAGAAAACGTGCGTACAAAGCAAGTGAAGAGCTTGCTGAAAAATTCGGCGAGCCAGAAATGCTTAAAGGCTACGGTAGACGTAATGCAACATTACTTGCAGTTGCACCAACAACGTCAAGCTCATTCATCTTAGGACAAGTATCTAAATCAATTGAGCCATTCATGTCAAACTACTTCGTTGTAGATACAGCGAAAGTTAAAAAGACGATGATTAACCCATACCTTGAAGAGATATTAAAAGAAAAAGGTAAGCATACTGAAGAGATTATGAAATCCATTCGTGATAACGACGGATCCGTTCAGCACTTAGACTTTTTATCAGCAAAAGAAAAAGAAGTATTTAAAACATTTGGTGAATTAAACCAATATAACGTAATTGAACAAGCATCAACAAGACAACAATTCATCGACCAAGGACAATCATTAAATATCATGGTAAACCCAAGTCATATTACAGCGGAAGAATTAAACGAACTGCACTTATTCGCTTGGGCGAACGGTATTAAATCACTGTACTATCAACACGGTACAAACGCTGCACAACAATTTAACTTAAGTAAAATTTGTATTAACTGTGAAGCGTAA
- a CDS encoding ribonucleotide-diphosphate reductase subunit beta encodes MITQIRKRSGEIVNFDKDKISIAMSKANKATGEPGMAEMIDDLTNQVVEILEKSEDIITVEYIQDVVEDVLLKSDYKDTARAYIIYRDRQKQKRKRDIFERRAEMKPFEYPDLYSYVDAIRHSYWIHTEFNYTSDIQDYMQGALPHEKTAVTRSMLAISQVEVAVKTFWGDLYHRMPKYEIGAVGASFSESEVRHADAYSHLLEILGLNDEFSKIKDIPALKQRVDYLTRMVQYARSEDDREYVLSMILFSLFTEHVSLFSQFLIMMSFNKHRNMFKGLSNVIEATSKEEQIHGMFGIDIVNTIREEQPQWFDEEMEEAIYRACKEAYESEEKVIDWILGEGELEFMSSDVVKEFVKQRLNNSLVSVGYEKLFDVDEKLVSETTWFDDEVIGTKLTDFLHKRSVNYTKFSQSVSGDTIFSPNSDLESKSKQEVNQTIRLRMLDINNMK; translated from the coding sequence TTGATTACACAAATTAGAAAACGTAGTGGCGAAATTGTGAATTTCGATAAAGATAAGATTTCAATTGCGATGTCTAAGGCCAATAAGGCAACTGGCGAACCGGGTATGGCTGAGATGATTGATGATTTAACAAATCAAGTTGTTGAAATTTTAGAGAAAAGTGAAGATATTATTACTGTTGAGTATATTCAAGACGTTGTAGAAGATGTTTTACTGAAGAGTGATTATAAAGATACAGCAAGAGCATATATTATTTATAGAGATCGTCAAAAGCAAAAGAGAAAGCGCGACATTTTTGAAAGAAGGGCGGAAATGAAGCCGTTTGAATATCCTGATTTATATTCTTATGTGGATGCGATTCGACACTCTTACTGGATTCACACTGAATTTAACTATACATCAGATATTCAGGACTACATGCAAGGTGCCTTACCACACGAGAAAACTGCAGTGACACGTTCGATGCTTGCAATTTCTCAAGTTGAAGTTGCGGTTAAAACGTTCTGGGGTGACCTTTATCACCGTATGCCAAAATATGAAATTGGTGCGGTAGGTGCGAGTTTTAGTGAATCTGAAGTGCGTCACGCGGATGCATATAGTCACTTATTAGAAATTTTAGGGCTGAATGATGAATTTAGTAAAATTAAAGATATTCCTGCGTTAAAACAACGTGTCGATTACTTAACACGTATGGTTCAGTACGCAAGAAGTGAAGATGACAGAGAATATGTATTATCGATGATCTTATTCTCATTATTTACTGAACACGTATCGTTATTCAGTCAGTTCTTAATTATGATGTCATTTAACAAACATAGAAATATGTTTAAAGGACTATCAAACGTTATCGAAGCAACTTCTAAAGAGGAACAAATTCACGGTATGTTTGGTATCGATATTGTGAATACAATTCGTGAAGAACAACCTCAGTGGTTTGATGAGGAAATGGAAGAAGCGATTTATAGAGCATGTAAAGAAGCTTATGAATCTGAAGAAAAAGTAATCGACTGGATTTTAGGTGAAGGTGAACTTGAGTTTATGTCAAGTGATGTTGTAAAAGAGTTTGTTAAACAACGTTTAAACAACTCACTCGTATCAGTCGGTTACGAAAAATTATTTGATGTTGATGAAAAACTTGTTTCTGAGACAACATGGTTTGATGATGAAGTTATCGGTACAAAACTCACTGACTTCCTTCATAAACGTAGTGTAAACTACACGAAATTTAGTCAATCAGTAAGTGGAGATACGATTTTCTCTCCAAATTCTGATTTAGAAAGTAAATCTAAACAAGAAGTTAACCAAACAATTCGACTTAGAATGCTCGACATCAATAACATGAAGTAA
- a CDS encoding competence protein ComK, with translation MKSYYTINKNTMYIISDSYFNTKMSVAKEITGEEYEINKSVNKLMEENCLRFSSNYIHRKAMTKDMTNIISKPPIMIDFFGSYIYFPLFSDRNAYNLWFNIRHIKDYEKEGSSTKVYFYNGEEFLVEVSYYQFDRQYSNAMKLFYKMSLKREAFYRESELKERSMYSLKESLMLDEYKRHEYFKHMQQFDFSVY, from the coding sequence ATGAAGAGCTATTATACAATTAACAAAAACACAATGTACATTATTTCCGATAGTTACTTTAATACAAAAATGTCTGTTGCGAAAGAAATTACTGGTGAGGAATATGAAATTAATAAGTCTGTTAACAAGTTAATGGAGGAGAATTGTCTAAGGTTTTCTTCTAACTATATACATAGAAAAGCAATGACTAAAGATATGACAAATATTATTTCTAAACCACCAATTATGATTGATTTTTTCGGTAGTTATATTTATTTCCCTCTGTTTTCAGATCGTAATGCATATAATCTTTGGTTTAATATTCGACATATCAAAGATTATGAGAAAGAGGGTAGTTCGACAAAAGTTTATTTTTATAACGGAGAAGAATTTTTAGTGGAAGTGAGTTATTATCAGTTTGATCGACAATACTCGAACGCTATGAAGTTGTTTTATAAAATGAGTTTAAAGCGTGAAGCTTTTTATAGAGAATCTGAACTTAAAGAAAGATCGATGTATTCTCTGAAAGAAAGCTTAATGTTAGATGAATATAAACGACACGAATATTTTAAACATATGCAGCAATTTGATTTTAGTGTATATTAG
- a CDS encoding TetR/AcrR family transcriptional regulator has translation MSKKHEIINVTIENISKFGIDGTTMKNIALDSEIKSASIYYFFKNKEELILECVDVILNRHLDSLISANLFKENISTLDSLYLLLENIVEFHENNPVDTMAYLQLLNSHNSEIQEKINKYQLKYLNWLENSFEQKMSIEGNNKEKNKLLLEYVVLLSNALFWENIVYSSEDMIKRLDFAKNLLLYSFEKLKK, from the coding sequence TTGAGTAAAAAACATGAAATCATTAATGTGACCATTGAAAATATCTCAAAATTTGGCATTGATGGTACTACTATGAAAAATATAGCTTTAGATAGTGAGATCAAATCAGCGAGTATTTATTACTTTTTTAAAAACAAGGAAGAATTAATTTTAGAATGTGTAGATGTCATATTAAATCGGCATTTAGATTCTTTAATTTCAGCAAATTTATTTAAAGAAAATATCAGCACCCTTGATTCTCTATATTTATTACTAGAAAACATAGTGGAATTTCATGAAAATAACCCAGTTGATACTATGGCTTATTTACAATTATTAAACTCCCATAATTCAGAAATTCAGGAGAAGATAAATAAATATCAACTTAAATATTTGAATTGGCTGGAAAATTCATTTGAACAAAAAATGTCAATCGAAGGGAATAATAAAGAAAAGAATAAATTACTTCTTGAATACGTAGTCCTTTTATCGAATGCATTGTTTTGGGAAAATATTGTTTATTCATCAGAAGATATGATAAAACGTTTGGATTTTGCTAAAAATTTACTTTTATATTCATTTGAAAAATTAAAAAAATGA
- a CDS encoding purine-cytosine permease family protein — MEVSEIEKTNLLEDYEIEPVPQEKRQSWVKLSLVWTAGIIALSATALGGALGSGMSLEQAIISAGIGAFILSLLNAFSGFVGDRTGLSTAMVSTFALGRYGSFLVSLVIAISLFGWFGVQLDLFGSSLYAVINSVFGIEINKVWLVILGGILMTVTSMIGYKALEKLSLFAVPLLAFLLIGSAFIVLKNYNLTELINAPITGETISFGSGISIIIGSLAIGIIIAPDFSRYSKSSSDTLIASLLSYFLGYLIVLVLAVFLAKATSQTDVVQIMISIGWGTGGMLVLILAQWTTNNTNLYSSSLAFSVVFKNIPKYIITIFAGIVGTLFAITGIYENFITFLNVLSIMIPPVGGIYVADFFMRHSKYHYSYIPHIIKFNYYSIIIWLVAVLVALSTSPAPVGFDIFKLTTIPALDAYLIGLILQLIVSKFNIDVKGR; from the coding sequence ATGGAAGTTAGTGAAATAGAAAAAACTAACCTACTTGAAGATTATGAAATCGAACCTGTTCCCCAAGAAAAGCGACAAAGTTGGGTTAAGCTTTCATTAGTTTGGACTGCAGGTATTATTGCATTATCTGCGACTGCATTAGGAGGAGCACTTGGCAGTGGAATGAGTCTAGAACAAGCAATAATTTCAGCTGGAATTGGTGCATTCATACTGTCTCTATTAAATGCATTTTCTGGGTTTGTAGGTGATAGAACAGGATTATCTACTGCTATGGTGTCAACATTTGCGCTAGGTAGATATGGATCATTTCTTGTTTCTTTAGTCATTGCTATTTCTCTTTTTGGTTGGTTTGGAGTACAGCTTGATTTATTTGGTTCTAGTCTTTATGCAGTAATAAATTCCGTTTTTGGTATTGAGATTAACAAGGTTTGGTTGGTAATACTTGGTGGCATCTTAATGACAGTAACATCAATGATTGGTTATAAGGCACTTGAAAAACTAAGTCTTTTTGCCGTTCCATTACTTGCTTTCTTACTTATTGGTTCAGCATTCATCGTACTAAAAAATTATAACTTAACTGAATTAATTAATGCACCAATTACTGGAGAAACAATTTCATTTGGATCAGGTATTTCCATCATTATAGGATCACTAGCTATTGGAATAATAATAGCACCTGACTTTTCTAGATACTCAAAATCATCATCTGATACATTAATCGCTTCATTACTTAGTTATTTTTTAGGATATTTAATCGTTCTTGTTCTCGCTGTATTTTTAGCAAAAGCGACATCACAAACCGATGTAGTACAAATTATGATAAGTATCGGATGGGGAACAGGGGGTATGCTCGTATTAATCTTAGCTCAATGGACAACAAATAATACTAACCTTTACTCATCATCACTAGCTTTCTCTGTTGTATTTAAAAATATTCCTAAATATATAATTACTATTTTTGCAGGTATAGTCGGTACTTTATTCGCTATAACAGGTATATACGAAAACTTTATTACATTCTTAAATGTACTTAGTATTATGATACCTCCAGTCGGTGGTATATATGTAGCTGATTTTTTTATGAGACATTCAAAATATCACTATAGTTATATACCTCATATTATTAAATTTAATTATTATAGCATTATTATCTGGTTAGTTGCCGTTTTAGTGGCGTTATCCACATCACCTGCTCCAGTAGGTTTTGATATATTCAAATTAACAACAATTCCAGCTTTAGATGCTTATTTAATCGGATTAATACTTCAACTTATTGTAAGTAAATTTAACATAGATGTGAAAGGAAGATAA
- a CDS encoding DUF917 domain-containing protein: MRMIGLEEIEKMALGAALLGTGGGGDPYIGKLMAKQAIEKYGPVKLISYNELDDDDLVVPSAMMGAPSVMVEKIPSGDEAIAAFKELEKNLGKKITATMPIEAGGVNSLIPIALAATLGLPIVDSDGMGRAFPELQMVTFFLDGINASPMVLTDEKKNATLVNAIDGVYAEKIARSVTMVSGGSVLDAIYPMTGKNVKESAIHDTLTLEEEIGNILLSDSNVIESLKNKLNGYVLFSGKIIDINRATDGGFVKGKANFEGIDEFNNQSASVEFQNENLICYVNDLPKAITPDLITVLDKETGMPITTEGLQFGMRIVILGMPADAKWRTQKAIDTVGPRYFGYDLDYKTIESLNGGNENV; this comes from the coding sequence ATGAGAATGATCGGCTTAGAAGAAATAGAGAAAATGGCACTTGGTGCTGCTTTACTTGGTACAGGTGGCGGCGGTGATCCTTACATAGGTAAACTTATGGCAAAACAAGCAATTGAAAAATATGGTCCAGTAAAATTAATTAGTTATAACGAATTAGATGACGATGATTTAGTGGTACCTTCAGCGATGATGGGAGCTCCATCTGTAATGGTTGAGAAAATACCTTCTGGTGATGAAGCAATTGCAGCATTTAAAGAACTAGAAAAAAACTTAGGTAAGAAGATCACTGCAACAATGCCTATAGAAGCTGGCGGTGTAAACTCATTGATTCCGATAGCCTTAGCAGCTACATTAGGTTTACCTATTGTTGATTCAGATGGTATGGGACGTGCATTTCCAGAATTACAAATGGTAACTTTCTTTTTAGATGGTATTAATGCATCACCAATGGTGTTAACAGATGAGAAGAAAAATGCAACATTAGTCAACGCAATCGATGGAGTCTACGCGGAGAAAATTGCTCGTTCAGTAACAATGGTATCTGGAGGCTCTGTACTAGATGCCATCTACCCTATGACTGGTAAAAATGTTAAAGAAAGTGCTATTCACGATACATTAACACTTGAAGAAGAAATAGGAAATATTTTACTTTCAGATTCTAATGTAATTGAATCATTGAAAAATAAATTAAATGGCTATGTATTATTTTCAGGTAAAATTATTGATATTAATAGAGCTACAGATGGTGGTTTTGTTAAAGGTAAAGCAAACTTTGAAGGTATTGATGAATTTAATAACCAAAGCGCTTCAGTAGAATTTCAAAACGAAAATTTAATTTGCTACGTTAATGATTTACCTAAAGCAATTACCCCTGATTTAATAACCGTGCTCGATAAAGAAACAGGTATGCCGATCACAACAGAAGGTCTTCAATTTGGAATGAGAATTGTAATATTAGGCATGCCAGCTGATGCAAAGTGGAGAACTCAAAAAGCTATAGATACGGTTGGACCTAGATATTTTGGCTATGATTTAGATTATAAAACAATTGAATCTTTAAATGGGGGTAATGAAAATGTATAA
- a CDS encoding hydantoinase/oxoprolinase family protein: MYKLGIDVGGTNTDGAILDEDLNVLSSFKSPTTDDIETGINNVIEKLLKDITIDKNKIKHAMLGTTQCTNAIVTRKGLDKVATIRIGLPAGAAIEPLYDVPNDLKEKLGTYVYQVAGGHEFNGELISDLDVEKLKEIAKEITGKVDSISITSIFSPVNNIHEIEAAKILRPLVGKEIPISLSSEIGSLGLLERENATVLNSAIQTVAEKTINGFEKALRKHGIPATPYFCQNDGTLMSKEYTLKYPILTVACGPTNSLRGASYLSEFEDAIIVDIGGTTTDIGVLQRGFPRESSISVELSGVQTNFRMPDIYSIALGGGTIVKGDINSIKIGPESVGYQLPKKALIFGGDTLTTTDIAVAKGFLNLGDKDKISHLDSSFVDAVYQEMIKMIEVAVEKMKTSKDDVPVVLVGGGSALIKENSTIQGASTVANPKSGSVANAIGSAISDVSGEVEKVVNISVDTRESVIGELKKLAIDDAVEAGAVREKTEVITFDEIPLAYLPGGATHVKVKSAGPLK; encoded by the coding sequence ATGTATAAATTAGGAATTGATGTAGGAGGCACTAATACTGATGGGGCAATTTTAGATGAAGATTTAAATGTATTATCCTCTTTCAAGTCCCCTACTACAGATGATATTGAAACAGGCATTAATAATGTAATAGAGAAACTTCTTAAAGATATCACTATAGACAAGAATAAGATTAAACATGCAATGCTAGGAACAACTCAGTGTACAAATGCTATAGTTACTCGAAAAGGTTTAGATAAGGTTGCTACTATACGAATAGGCTTACCTGCTGGAGCAGCTATTGAACCACTTTATGATGTTCCAAATGATTTAAAGGAAAAATTAGGTACTTATGTGTACCAGGTTGCTGGAGGTCATGAATTTAATGGAGAATTAATAAGTGATCTAGATGTCGAGAAATTGAAAGAAATTGCAAAAGAAATAACTGGAAAAGTTGATTCTATATCTATAACTTCAATATTTTCACCAGTTAATAATATTCATGAAATTGAGGCTGCAAAAATATTACGCCCACTAGTTGGTAAAGAAATTCCAATTTCTCTTTCCTCTGAAATTGGTAGTTTAGGATTACTTGAAAGAGAAAATGCAACTGTACTTAATTCTGCGATTCAAACAGTAGCAGAAAAAACTATTAACGGATTTGAAAAAGCTTTAAGAAAGCATGGTATTCCAGCTACTCCATATTTTTGTCAAAACGACGGTACTCTCATGAGTAAGGAATATACGTTAAAATATCCTATATTAACTGTTGCATGTGGTCCAACTAATAGCTTACGTGGTGCGAGCTATTTATCTGAATTCGAAGATGCAATAATAGTTGACATTGGTGGTACAACAACAGATATTGGTGTGCTTCAGCGTGGATTCCCTAGAGAATCATCCATTTCCGTAGAATTAAGTGGTGTTCAAACAAACTTTAGAATGCCAGATATCTACTCCATTGCTCTAGGTGGCGGTACAATTGTAAAAGGAGATATTAATTCAATTAAAATTGGACCAGAAAGTGTAGGATATCAACTTCCAAAAAAAGCACTTATATTTGGTGGTGACACTTTAACTACAACTGATATTGCAGTTGCTAAAGGTTTTCTAAATCTTGGAGACAAAGATAAAATATCACATTTAGATTCAAGTTTTGTTGATGCAGTTTATCAAGAAATGATAAAGATGATAGAGGTTGCTGTAGAAAAAATGAAAACTTCTAAAGATGATGTGCCAGTTGTATTAGTTGGTGGGGGTAGTGCATTAATTAAAGAAAATAGCACAATCCAAGGTGCAAGTACAGTTGCTAATCCAAAGAGTGGATCAGTTGCAAATGCTATAGGATCTGCTATATCTGATGTTAGTGGCGAGGTTGAAAAGGTAGTAAATATTAGTGTAGATACTCGTGAATCAGTGATTGGGGAACTTAAAAAGCTTGCAATAGATGATGCAGTAGAAGCCGGTGCCGTAAGAGAAAAAACCGAGGTAATAACATTTGATGAAATTCCTCTTGCTTATTTACCAGGCGGTGCAACACATGTCAAAGTTAAATCTGCTGGCCCGCTCAAATGA
- a CDS encoding IDEAL domain-containing protein produces the protein MESKSVEILAMRRAFLQASDDLSADLIIEESLRTFNEARFLEKIEESLVNKNEEMFNHYMELLNDVKN, from the coding sequence ATGGAAAGTAAGTCAGTAGAAATTCTCGCAATGCGTCGTGCATTTTTACAAGCGTCTGATGATCTCTCTGCAGATTTAATTATTGAAGAGTCGCTTAGAACATTTAATGAAGCTCGTTTTTTAGAAAAAATTGAAGAATCACTTGTTAATAAAAATGAAGAAATGTTTAATCACTATATGGAGTTATTAAATGATGTTAAAAATTAA